Sequence from the Sphingobacteriaceae bacterium GW460-11-11-14-LB5 genome:
TGGATGGAAATCTAAATCGTCAGCTTAAAAAAGACCATCAGGTTTTAGCAACCGAGGTGTTTAATACAGGAAGTTTAAAGTTTATTCTCAAGTTCTAATGGATCAGCACAATCTCATCATCATTTTAGGTGCAACGGCATCAGGCAAAACGAAACTGGCGGTAAGCGTAGCGGAAGCTTTAAATGGAGAAATTATCAGTGCTGATAGCCGCCAGATATTTAAACGCATGGATATCGGTACCGGCAAAGATTTGCAGGAATACCATATTAACGGCAAAACCATTCCTTATCATTTAATCGATATTTTAGAACCTGGCGAACGTTATCACGTAGACGCTTTTAAAAACGATTTCTACCAGGCCTTTGCATCTATAACAGCAAAAGGCAAAATCCCCATCCTTTGTGGCGGAACTGGAATGTACATCCATAGCCTTTTGCAAAATCAAACTTTTACGGCTATTCCCGTAAATCAACAATTAAGAGATCAGTTAAATCTATTATCTAAAGAAGAGTTGATTTCAAAAATGCATGGTGATAAAAGCCAGAACAGCGATCATGTCGATCTTTCCTCAAAAAAGAGATTAATCCGTGCATTGGAAATAGCAGATTATTTGAAGCATAATAAGCTGGAAACTGTAGAGCGGCCCAAAATTAAACCCATTATTTTTGGCCTTAAGAATGAAGTAGAAGTAACCAGGGCTAAAATTCTATCGAGACTGGATGAAAGATTTAAAGCTGGTTTAATTGATGAGGTAGCGCAATTGCTAAAGGATGGTATTAGTAAAGAAATATTGGTTTTCTACGGACTGGAATATAAATTCATCGTTAATTACCTCGATGGCCTATTCACTTTTGAAGAATTAAGGCTAAAGCTCGGCATTGCTATTTGCCAATATGCCAAACGGCAAAATACATTTTTAAGGAAAATGGAAAAGGACAGTGTTGAGATCATCTGGCTTGATGCATCAGCACCGGTAAACCATTTACAACAGCTAATTCTCCAAAAAGTTTCAGTTATCCAAAATTAACTTTTATTGGTCATCAAAACGTTTGATTCTAGCTAAAATAGCATCAAAAACGCCCTTTTGGCACAACCTTTGTGTTTGTTGAAACATATTAGTTTAACTCAAAAACAATAACCTTAAAAATGAAAACAATTACTAAAATTATTGCTACTTCAGCAGCTGTCGTGGCACTTTTCTTTTCTACAAATGCTAACGCGCAATCTTCTCAAAAATTAGGAATAGGAATTATTGGTGGTATACCTACTAGTGACGGATACAATGTAGCACTTGGTGCAGATTTACGTTATCAGTTTGATATCGATAAACAATTATCAATCCCAGTAACTGCTGGTTATACCCGTTTCCTGGCTAAAGATATTACTGTAGGTAATGTGACTTATGATGGAGTAGACTTTGGATATATTCCTGTAAAAGCTGGTGTGAAATACTTTTTTGATGCATCAGGTTCTGGAATTTATGGTTTAGCAGAACTGGGTGCTGGTTTCGGTACAAACGAAGGTAGCAAAACTTCTTTTGTGTATTCACCAGCTGTTGGTTACGCCTGGAGTAATGGTTTAGATTTAGGCCTGAAATATGAAGGTTTAGCTCAGAATGGAACTAGCACAGGATATGTTGGTTTACGTTTAGCATACGGATTTAGCCTGTAAGGTTAATCAGAGATGATATTGAAAGCCCCGACCACTTGGTCGGGGCTTTTTTATTTCACAACATTCTGAAAAAAATGAAAATTTAAAAATCTACCATTGATATTTTAACGTATATAAACTAAACCCTTAATTAATAACTTAAAATATCTAAAATGAAAACAATTACTAAACTTTTTGCAACGACATTAACGGCCCTTGCAATTTTAACCACTTCAAATTTAAAGGCACAAACAATGGGTTCTACCGAACCAATGTCATCAGGAAGCGGTATGGCATTTAAAATCGGCGTAGGTGTAAACGGTGGAATATTTCCAGACCGTTCGGAAATGGATTATGGATATGGCGCCGATGTAAAACTTCAGTATGATTTAAGTCCATTCGTAGCCGTAACAGCTTCTGGCGGTTATACCCGTTTAAAATGGAAAGGTAGTCCGCTTAAATTCGAATTTATTCCATTATTAGGTGGTGTCCGGGTATTCCCGATTGAAAGGATGTACCTTGCTACTGAACTTGGTTCAGGTTTGGCCATAAAAGAAGGTGCGAATATGAATTTTATCTATACCGGAGGTTTAGGTTATGAATGGAAAAACGGTCTCGATCTTGGTGTAAAATACGAAGGTTATGTAAACAATAGCGCTTCTGATCTTTACTTCATGAAAACCGGACAATTTAACCTGAGGTTAGCTTATAATTTTAAATTATAATTAAAACATCATATAATTTAAAGTCCCGATGAAAATCGGGACTTTTTTATTTATTTACCTTTTTATTTGCTATTTTGAGCCGAAAACCAAATACAATGAAAAGAATATTCGGAATAGCAATTCTCACCACATTGATGGCCTGTAATCAGGCTGATCAAAAAACATCAGAAGCAAAAGACTCCATCAAAACTGATTCTGCATCGGTTAAAAATGAGATTTCGATAAAAGACGAAAAGAAGCTGGCCATATTTACACAATATGTAGATTTAAAAAATGCGCTGGTCAAATCTGATGCCGGAAGTGCACAAAAATCTGCTGCTGTATTAAAAAATAGTTTAGCTGCCTACGAAGGCTGCGAACCTACCGCCGATATTGCCGGAAAAATTGCAGAGAGCAGTAATCTGGTTTCACAAAGAAAAGATTTTACCGTTTTAAGTGCTGATTTAATTGCTTTACTTAAAAATGCAGAAATAGAAAAAGGCACCATCTATGTTCAACATTGCCCAATGGCTAACAAAGGAAACGGAGGTGATTGGTTATCAACCGAAAAGGAAATTAAAAACCCTTATTATGGTAACGAAATGTTAGCATGCGGTAGGGTTGCTGAAGAGATTAAAGCAAAATAGGTCTTCAAACCTGGTTTAATTAAGCATGATTGTTACGTCATTTTGACCAATTATTCATATTAATTTAACAGATTTGTTATGCATGTATATTAATTTTATATAATTTAGAAAGCTATAAACACAATACAATAATATGTCAGATATTGCAGAGATAAAAGTTGATGGTAAGACAGTAGAATTGCCAGTAATTACAGGAACAGAAGATGAAAAGGCCATTGATATTTCGAAATTAAGAGATCTTACGGGCTTCGTAACTTTAGATACTGGTTTTAAAAATACTGGTTCTACAAAAAGTAAAATCACTTTTTTAGATGGTGAAAAAGGCATTTTAAAATACAGGGGATATTCTATTGAAGAGCTTGCCGCAAAATCGAGTTTTTTAGAAGTAATTTATCTGATTATTTATGGTGATCTTCCAACGCAAGCTCAATTAGAAGGATTGCAAGCCGAGATCAGCAAGCATACACTCATTCATGAGGATATGAAGAAATTTTTTGATGGTTACCCATCAAGATCTCATCCAATGGGCCAGTTAGGTTCCCTGATCTTCTCATTGTCTACATTCTACCCTGAGTGCTTAAAACCAAATCAAACCGCAGAAGAACAAGATTTAACCATCATTAAACTTTTGGCTAAATTCCCAACCATTGTTTCTTTCGTTTATAAAAAATCATTAGGTCATCCACTTATTTATCCAAAAAATAAATACGATTATGTAACCAATTTTCTTTGGATGACTTTTGGACAACGTACAGAAGATTACGATGTAAATCCGATTGTTGTTAATGCCATGAATAAACTGCTTATTCTGCATGCAGATCACGAGCAAAACTGTTCAGCATCTACCGTTCGTATAGTAGGTTCGTCTGACTGTAATTTATATGCTTCAATTGCTGCTGGTATCGCTGCACTTTGGGGGCCGCTACATGGTGGTGCTAACCAGGCAGTAATCGATATGCTGGAGCTAATTAAAGCAGATGGTGGTGATACTGAAAAGTGGATTGCAAAAGCGAAAGACAAAAACGATCCATTCCGCATGATGGGTTTTGGTCACCGTGTTTACAAAAACTTCGATCCAAGAGCGAAAATCATTAAAAAAGCATGTGATGATATCTTAGAGAACTTAGGCATTGATGATCCGATTTTAGAAATTGCCAAGAAACTAGAAGAAGCAGCTTTAACTGATCAATATTTCATCGATCGTAAGTTATATCCAAATGTAGATTTCTATTCAGGTATTATTTACCGCGCATTAGGCTTCCCATCTGAAATGTTTACGGTTCTGTTTGCATTAGGCCGTTTACCTGGATGGATTGCACAATGGAAAGAAATGCACGAAAACAAAGAACCGATAGGTCGTCCACGCCAGATTTATGTAGGCGAAACCGATAGAGAATTTGTTGAGCTTAAAGACAGAAAATAATTTCACTAAACATAAAAAAAACCACTCGATAGTATCGGGTGGTTTTTTTATGGGGTTAACTCTTTAACAATCGTCACCCTGATGAATTTATTGTACGATCGTCATCCTGAGTTTAACTCAGGATCTTCCCTCCATGATAGATGCTGAAACAAGTTCAGCATGACGATCTAGTTATGTAGCCACGTAATAAATCAGGTTTACCATGACCATTTCAGATACATTAAATGCGATCCAGTACATCACAAAGATCCAGAACATTTTAAATATAATACTGGAAGGTTTACGTTGGTAAAACACTTTTAACGCATTGTACATGTACCAGCATATCCAAACCACCACACCAAATTGAATAATATTGGTAATAATGGCACTGTTGCCAAAAACATGCTTAACCAATGGGTTTGTAAAAATCTGCACAATAAAATAGGCAGTCATACCGTGAATGGTAAAAATCAGGTGGTTTAAATAATAAATATGATTTTTCCTGAAATTCCACATGATGAACAGCGCCAATAGCGGCATCAATAAGAAATACTGTTTTGGGCGGTTATGTTCTAAGGTTTCCTGAATGACTTCAGATTTTTCACCTATATTGATCGCCCGCTTTTTGATTAACCGCTCATACCAGCTATCCTGATCGGCTGGTGGTAATTTTTTCTGTCTGTTTAAATAAGCAGCATAAGTACTATCGTTCCTTTCAATATGAATCTCGTTAAAATCTTCGATCAGGTCATTAATAGAATCCGATTTGAGGGTGGTATTTTCTGTTTTAAGTCTATTTAACTCTTTCTCCTGGTCAGCAAAACCAAGTTTTACAAATTCTTTTTTCTTGATTGCTTTATTAATCGATGTTGTCGCCTTATTTGCAATCTCTTTAGATATTCCTGTAAGTTTCAGTGCCTTGTTTACACTATCGGTAACATTTTCACTCCTTTTATTTTCAATCGTGATGCCGTTTTCATGTTTTTCCTTTGTTTTATGTTTTGGCGAATACACCACCAAAAAATATACGATGGAAACAAAGATGTACATACTCACCGGATTAATATAGCGGGCCCTTTTGCCGGCTAAATAATCGAGCGTAACCTTTCCGGGTTTTGTTAAAAGAGGAGAGAGGGTTTGAAAAAATTTATTGTCGAAATGAAAGTAATGCGCAATACTGTGGCTGATAAAAGCCCAGAAACTTTCTTTTAACTCTAGGTTCGGCTGACCGCAATCGCTACAATAATGTTTCTCAACATGAGCACCGCAGTTTAAACAATTGTGTTCTTTTCTATACTTACCAGCTGACATGGAATAAATTATAAA
This genomic interval carries:
- a CDS encoding tRNA (adenosine(37)-N6)-dimethylallyltransferase MiaA, whose product is MDQHNLIIILGATASGKTKLAVSVAEALNGEIISADSRQIFKRMDIGTGKDLQEYHINGKTIPYHLIDILEPGERYHVDAFKNDFYQAFASITAKGKIPILCGGTGMYIHSLLQNQTFTAIPVNQQLRDQLNLLSKEELISKMHGDKSQNSDHVDLSSKKRLIRALEIADYLKHNKLETVERPKIKPIIFGLKNEVEVTRAKILSRLDERFKAGLIDEVAQLLKDGISKEILVFYGLEYKFIVNYLDGLFTFEELRLKLGIAICQYAKRQNTFLRKMEKDSVEIIWLDASAPVNHLQQLILQKVSVIQN
- a CDS encoding citrate (Si)-synthase; the encoded protein is MSDIAEIKVDGKTVELPVITGTEDEKAIDISKLRDLTGFVTLDTGFKNTGSTKSKITFLDGEKGILKYRGYSIEELAAKSSFLEVIYLIIYGDLPTQAQLEGLQAEISKHTLIHEDMKKFFDGYPSRSHPMGQLGSLIFSLSTFYPECLKPNQTAEEQDLTIIKLLAKFPTIVSFVYKKSLGHPLIYPKNKYDYVTNFLWMTFGQRTEDYDVNPIVVNAMNKLLILHADHEQNCSASTVRIVGSSDCNLYASIAAGIAALWGPLHGGANQAVIDMLELIKADGGDTEKWIAKAKDKNDPFRMMGFGHRVYKNFDPRAKIIKKACDDILENLGIDDPILEIAKKLEEAALTDQYFIDRKLYPNVDFYSGIIYRALGFPSEMFTVLFALGRLPGWIAQWKEMHENKEPIGRPRQIYVGETDREFVELKDRK